In Ornithodoros turicata isolate Travis unplaced genomic scaffold, ASM3712646v1 ctg00000882.1, whole genome shotgun sequence, the following are encoded in one genomic region:
- the LOC135375493 gene encoding uncharacterized protein LOC135375493, with translation MAPATPRGGTQCCIPSCRHNSARHRDVSFHCFRKDTATRDLWVQALVENTTVPASWKPGLSHRICGAHFNVLGKRKYMDKVPWLLKPGTFIQTTHQTCRSVNEEPSLLEVADETTVETSFEGLSSTDVSCSEQESSFSVSHHGYDAAEESKIREELALLSKENQELRKLSSRLLQEKSDAENASAKRLEAYTREVQDLEQKLCAAQVDRQKLQSHIQELQRRLQRHEHSERHLPKPTPSDVLKDKFLCEYLDKAPIWPSRDIVDEFMPEVFRESYTSTRVILDCTELYIETPSDFRVQSDTYSTYKSHNTAKGLIGIAPNGFVTFVSDLAPGRISDKALVRQSGLYKLLEEGDAVMADRGFLIKEDLADLKVDLHIPPFLNGASQLSLADESTTRAIAKARIHVERVIRKQDAAVL, from the exons ATGGCACCAGCTACTCCACGTGGTGGAACTCAGTGCTGCATTCCGAGCTGCAGACACAACTCTGCACGCCACAGGGATGTCTCCTTTCATTGCTTCCGGAAAGACACAGCAACTCGTGACCTCTGGGTTCAGGCACTTGTCGAAAACACAACCGTACCTGCATCCTGGAAGCCAGGGCTAAGCCACAGGATCTGTGGAGCTCATTTCAACGTCCTTGGCAAGAGGAAATACATGGACAAAGTACCATGGTTGTTGAAGCCTGGTACATTCATTCAGACGACGCATCAGACAT GTCGTTCTGTCAATGAAGAGCCGTCTCTTCTCGAAGTGGCTGATGAGACAACAGTGGAGACGTCCTTCGAAGGGCTCAGTTCAACTGATGTATCGTGCTCCGAACAAGAGTCTAGCTTCAGTGTGTCACACCATGGATATGATGCAGCAGAAG AATCAAAGATTCGTGAGGAGCTTGCACTACTTTCAAAAGAAAATCAGGAACTCAGGAAACTGAGCTCAAGGCTGCTTCAGGAGAAGAGCGATGCTGAGAATGCCAGTGCAAAGCGTCTGGAAGCTTACACCAGGGAAGTTCAAGATTTGGAACAGAAACTTTGTGCTGCACAGGTGGATCGACAAAAGTTGCAGTCGCATATTCAAGAACTCCAGAGAAGACTGCAGCGACATGAACACAGTGAGCGTCACCTGCCTAAACCAACTCCATCGGACGTTCTAAAGGACA AATTTTTATGCGAGTACCTTGACAAAGCACCGATATGGCCAAGCAGAGACATTGTAGACGAGTTCATGCCTGAAGTGTTCAGGGAGTCTTACACGTCAACAAGAGTTATCTTGGACTGCACGGAGCTGTACATTGAAACCCCAAGTGACTTTCGTGTTCAAAGTGACACCTATTCCACGTACAAGTCCCACAACACAGCAAAAGGTCTGATCGGAATTGCTCCTAATGGTTTTGTGACATTTGTTAGTGACCTAGCGCCTGGAAGGATTTCGGATAAGGCACTGGTTCGGCAAAGTGGGTTGTACAAGTTGCTCGAGGAAGGAGATGCTGTCATGGCAGACAGAGGCTTTCTGATCAAAGAGGATCTTGCTGACCTCAAAGTTGACCTGCACATTCCTCCATTCTTAAATGGCGCCTCTCAGTTGTCTCTTGCAGATGAAAGTACAACTAGGGCTATTGCAAAAGCACGGATTCACGTGGAGCGTGTTATCAG AAAGCAGGATGCTGCTGTGCTGTAA